One Vigna unguiculata cultivar IT97K-499-35 chromosome 7, ASM411807v1, whole genome shotgun sequence genomic region harbors:
- the LOC114190754 gene encoding myb-related protein 305-like has translation MYWGVMAGNMGWGVMEEQGWRKGPWTAEEDRLLIQYVRLHGEGRWNSVARLAGLKRNGKSCRLRWVNYLRPDLKKGQITPQEESIIQELHARWGNRWSTIARSLPGRTDNEIKNYWRTHFKKKTKSPSDAAEKARIRSSRRQQFQQQQLQLKHQQQVQQQQQQFQFNLDIKGIINLLEENDHRVPSTSQETQEMANMCPNSSEQQGYFYSMFNVSDNVSAPDSSNEEILWDGLWNLDDVLCNFNATSKASLHNLVTPFS, from the exons ATGTATTGGGGAGTTATGGCAGGGAACATGGGGTGGGGTGTGATGGAGGAACAAGGATGGAGGAAGGGTCCTTGGACTGCTGAAGAAGACAGATTGCTCATTCAGTATGTCAGATTGCATGGTGAAGGCAGATGGAACTCTGTTGCAAGACTTGCAG GACTGAAAAGAAATGGAAAGAGCTGCAGACTGAGATGGGTGAATTACCTGAGACCAGACCTAAAGAAGGGCCAGATAACACCACAAGAAGAAAGCATAATTCAGGAACTGCATGCTAGGTGGGGAAACAG GTGGTCAACAATCGCAAGAAGCTTACCGGGAAGAACTGACAATGAGATAAAGAATTATTGGAGGActcatttcaagaaaaagacTAAGAGTCCTTCTGATGCTGCTGAGAAGGCTAGAATCCGTTCCTCAAGGAGGCAGCAGTTTCAACAGCAACAACTGCAGTTGAAGCATCAGCAGCAGGttcagcagcagcagcaacaaTTCCAATTCAACTTGGACATAAAAGGGATCATAAACTTGCTTGAAGAAAATGATCACAGAGTGCCTTCTACATCTCAAGAGACACAAGAAATGGCTAACATGTGTCCAAACAGTTCAGAGCAGCAGGGCTATTTCTACTCCATGTTCAATGTGAGTGACAATGTCTCTGCACCAGACTCCTCAAACGAAGAAATTCTCTGGGATGGACTCTGGAACTTGGACGATGTTCTTTGCAATTTCAATGCTACCAGCAAAGCTAGTTTACACAATTTAGTCACTCCTTTCAGTTAA
- the LOC114190645 gene encoding pentatricopeptide repeat-containing protein At3g57430, chloroplastic-like: METHLKYLFQLKPPNSNSTQLLVLMVMRRAFTFALITCRYYTSAIVSLPRTEHSLLHLLQLCIDLRAQKLAQQSHAQILANGYAQNVFLATRLVSAYATCGGLRSSRFVFESVEAKNVYLWNSLINGYVKNHNFHQAFALFGEMGRNGVLPDDYTLATVFKVSGELEDLVSGRLIHGKSVRVGFVSDVVVANSLMAMYCRCGEFAQAVKVFEEMPQRNVGSFNVVISGCAALGICNSPSHDDLWKFFVRMQCEGFMADAFTVASLLPLCCSDSGKWDYGRELHCFVVKNGFDLKMGLDVHMGSSLIDMYSRSKRVVIGRKVFDQMRNRNVYVWTAMINGYVQNGAPEDALVLLREMQMKDGIRPNKVSLVSVLPACASLAGLTGGKQIHGFSIKMELNDDVSLCNSLIDMYSKSGSLDYAKRAFESDSYFKDGISWSSMISAYGLHGRGEEAVVTYHKMLQEGFKPDMITVVGVLSACSKSGLVDEGISIYKSLMTKYDIKPTVEICACVVDMLGRSGQLDQALEFIVEMPIDPGPSVWGSLLTASVMHGNSRTRDLAYRHLLELEPENPSNYISLSNTYASSRRWDVVSEVRTRMKERGLKKIPGCSWIIVGGKTHSFCVADKAHPSSSLIYGMLDDLVSIMSDGCAESDILI, from the coding sequence ATGGAAACACATCTCAAATATCTGTTTCAACTTAAACCGCCAAATTCAAACTCAACGCAACTTCTGGTTCTTATGGTTATGAGGAGGGCATTTACATTTGCCCTAATAACTTGTCGTTATTACACTTCTGCCATTGTCTCTCTCCCCCGTACAGAGCACAGTCTCCTCCATCTGCTTCAACTCTGCATCGACCTTCGAGCTCAGAAACTCGCTCAACAATCTCACGCTCAGATCCTCGCCAATGGGTATGCGCAAAACGTTTTCCTCGCCACAAGGCTCGTCTCTGCATACGCCACGTGTGGCGGGTTGAGATCGTCAAGGTTCGTCTTTGAGTCCGTTGAGGCCAAGAACGTTTACCTCTGGAACTCACTGATTAATGGATACGTTAAAAACCACAACTTTCACCAAGCCTTTGCTTTGTTCGGAGAAATGGGTCGCAATGGTGTGTTGCCCGATGACTACACTCTCGCGACGGTTTTCAAGGTTTCCGGTGAACTTGAGGACTTGGTTTCCGGGAGATTGATTCATGGGAAGAGTGTAAGGGTTGGGTTTGTGTCGGATGTTGTTGTTGCGAATTCTCTGATGGCAATGTATTGTAGGTGTGGGGAGTTTGCTCAAGCGGTGAAAGTGTTTGAGGAAATGCCTCAGAGGAATGTGGGTTCGTTCAATGTTGTAATTTCTGGGTGTGCTGCCTTGGGAATTTGTAATTCTCCCTCTCATGACGATTTGTGGAAGTTTTTTGTACGAATGCAATGTGAGGGGTTTATGGCCGATGCTTTTACTGTTGCGAGTTTGCTGCCTCTGTGTTGTAGCGATTCTGGTAAGTGGGATTATGGGAGGGAGCTTCACTGTTTCGTGGTGAAGAATGGGTTTGATTTGAAGATGGGTTTAGATGTGCATATGGGGTCTTCTTTGATTGATATGTATTCCAGGAGTAAGAGAGTTGTTATCGGAAGGAAAGTGTTTGACCAAATGAGAAACAGAAATGTATATGTTTGGACGGCAATGATCAATGGTTATGTGCAGAATGGAGCACCTGAGGATGCATTGGTTCTTCTTCGTGAGATGCAAATGAAGGATGGTATACGACCCAATAAAGTATCACTTGTTAGTGTGCTTCCCGCTTGTGCCTCGCTTGCTGGATTAACAGGAGGGAAACAAATACATGGGTTTTCTATCAAAATGGAGTTAAACGATGATGTTAGCCTATGCAATTCTTTAATTGACATGTATTCCAAAAGTGGGAGTTTGGATTATGCAAAAAGGGCATTTGAATCTGATTCCTACTTCAAAGATGGTATTAGCTGGAGTTCAATGATCTCTGCGTATGGATTACACGGGAGAGGAGAAGAAGCTGTAGTTACGTATCACAAAATGCTTCAGGAAGGGTTCAAACCAGACATGATAACAGTGGTTGGTGTTCTTTCTGCTTGTAGCAAGTCAGGATTGGTAGATGAAGGCATTAGTATATATAAGTCGCTGATGACTAAGTATGATATAAAACCAACAGTTGAAATTTGTGCTTGTGTTGTGGATATGTTAGGCAGATCAGGCCAGCTTGATCAAGCCTTGGAATTCATTGTAGAAATGCCTATAGATCCTGGTCCAAGTGTTTGGGGATCTCTTTTAACTGCCTCTGTAATGCATGGGAATTCAAGGACAAGAGACCTGGCTTATAGGCACCTTTTAGAGCTGGAACCTGAAAACCCTTCAAATTATATATCCCTTTCAAATACATACGCTTCCTCTAGAAGATGGGATGTGGTAAGTGAGGTGAGAACAAGGATGAAAGAAAGAGGTTTAAAAAAGATTCCAGGTTGCAGTTGGATAATTGTTGGTGGTAAGACTCATTCTTTTTGTGTTGCTGACAAAGCACATCCTTCGTCTAGTTTAATATATGGAATGCTTGATGACCTCGTATCAATAATGTCAGATGGTTGTGCTGAAAGTGATATCCTGATTTGA